A genomic stretch from Desulfotignum balticum DSM 7044 includes:
- a CDS encoding FAD-dependent oxidoreductase, translating to MKDPLFEPITINTLTLENRIYLPAMHLGMGVDYEVTDAIIDFYTHRARGGAGLICAGFATVDEWSGNTQNIGAHEDRFMPGLSRLASAIQDNGAKGAVQLNHAGRYNFSFFLEGRQPKAPSPVASRLTKEVPKEMTTQEIEQTIERFAQAALRVKNAGFDAVEILSGTGYLISEFLSPLTNHRTDEYGGSLENRMRFGLQVTDAVRHAVGPGFPLIVRMNGNDFMPGGNTRAELKTYAQSLSKTGVDALCINVGWHEARVPQITAQVPEGAYSYLAAGIKEQVNIPVIASHRISDPDTARDLLAKGYCDMVAMGRSLIADPMLPRKAKQGREKEIVHCVACAQGCFDNLFKLKSVECLCNPLAGHETDRTIEKTGSPGKILVAGAGPAGMMAALTAHRRGHRIVVYERAHRPGGQLYLAAAPPGRDLFARLAKDLETQMAVEKIPVILNSELDSQTIAKENPDAVILATGAKPALPDISGMDLPHVVQAWDVLTNKVRTGGRVAVVGGNAVGVETALFLSEQGTLPADVLKFLLINRAEDPETLCKMAVTGTAKITLVEMADHIGKDIGKSTRWGMLQDLGRAGIETLSHATVTRITPEGLMYEQEGKTKTLVVDTVVVAAGSVPYNPLETLVKQTGIPCEVVGDAACVGTAFDAIHQGFAAGSRV from the coding sequence ATGAAAGACCCCTTGTTTGAGCCCATTACCATAAACACCCTGACTTTAGAGAACCGGATCTATCTGCCGGCCATGCATCTGGGCATGGGGGTGGACTATGAAGTAACGGATGCGATAATCGATTTTTACACCCACCGGGCCAGAGGCGGGGCCGGCCTGATCTGTGCGGGATTTGCCACAGTGGATGAATGGTCCGGCAACACCCAGAATATCGGGGCTCATGAAGACCGGTTCATGCCTGGATTGTCCCGTCTGGCATCGGCCATTCAGGACAACGGGGCCAAAGGGGCGGTACAGCTCAATCACGCGGGACGGTACAATTTTTCATTTTTTCTGGAGGGACGGCAGCCAAAGGCACCGTCTCCGGTCGCTTCCCGTCTGACAAAAGAAGTGCCCAAAGAAATGACGACCCAGGAGATCGAACAGACCATCGAGCGGTTTGCCCAGGCGGCATTGCGGGTGAAAAACGCCGGGTTTGACGCGGTGGAGATTTTGAGCGGCACCGGATATCTGATCAGTGAGTTTCTGTCTCCTTTAACCAATCATCGCACCGATGAATATGGCGGCAGTCTGGAAAACCGGATGCGGTTCGGCCTTCAGGTGACGGATGCGGTGCGGCATGCGGTGGGGCCTGGTTTCCCTTTGATTGTGCGTATGAACGGCAATGATTTCATGCCCGGCGGCAACACCCGGGCAGAACTCAAAACCTATGCACAATCTTTGTCAAAAACAGGGGTGGATGCCCTGTGTATCAATGTGGGATGGCATGAGGCCCGGGTGCCCCAGATCACGGCCCAGGTGCCGGAAGGCGCATATTCCTATCTGGCCGCCGGTATCAAGGAACAGGTAAATATTCCTGTGATCGCCTCCCACCGCATCAGTGATCCGGATACTGCCAGGGATCTTCTGGCAAAAGGGTATTGTGATATGGTGGCCATGGGAAGAAGTCTGATCGCGGATCCCATGCTGCCCCGAAAAGCGAAACAGGGCCGGGAAAAAGAGATTGTCCATTGCGTGGCCTGTGCCCAGGGATGTTTTGATAACCTGTTCAAACTCAAATCCGTGGAATGTCTTTGCAATCCTTTGGCCGGCCATGAAACCGACCGGACAATTGAAAAAACCGGTTCTCCCGGAAAAATTCTGGTGGCCGGTGCCGGACCTGCCGGTATGATGGCGGCGTTGACCGCCCACCGCCGGGGGCACCGGATCGTGGTGTATGAACGGGCCCACCGTCCGGGGGGTCAGTTATATCTGGCTGCAGCGCCGCCGGGCCGAGATCTGTTCGCCCGGCTGGCCAAAGACCTGGAAACCCAGATGGCTGTCGAAAAAATTCCGGTGATTCTCAATAGTGAACTGGATTCACAAACGATTGCCAAAGAAAATCCGGATGCCGTGATCCTGGCCACAGGGGCGAAACCGGCCCTACCAGATATCTCTGGGATGGATCTGCCCCATGTGGTCCAGGCCTGGGATGTGTTGACAAACAAAGTCCGGACCGGCGGTCGCGTGGCGGTGGTGGGCGGCAATGCCGTGGGGGTTGAAACCGCCCTGTTTCTGTCGGAACAGGGAACCCTGCCGGCAGATGTGCTGAAGTTTCTGCTGATCAACCGGGCCGAAGATCCGGAAACCCTGTGTAAGATGGCAGTGACCGGCACTGCAAAAATCACCCTGGTTGAAATGGCGGATCATATCGGCAAAGATATCGGCAAATCCACCCGGTGGGGCATGCTTCAGGATCTTGGCCGGGCCGGGATTGAAACACTCTCTCATGCAACGGTGACCCGGATCACGCCGGAAGGGTTGATGTATGAGCAAGAAGGCAAGACAAAGACGCTGGTTGTGGATACTGTGGTGGTGGCGGCCGGGTCCGTGCCTTACAATCCCCTTGAAACGTTGGTGAAACAAACCGGTATCCCCTGTGAGGTGGTTGGCGATGCCGCCTGCGTGGGAACGGCATTTGATGCCATTCACCAGGGATTTGCCGCTGGCAGCCGGGTGTGA
- a CDS encoding tRNA dihydrouridine synthase: MTANDFTLILAPLQGFTDVTFRNVYARHFSGVDEALAPFISTMGHQRLKPSRIKDVDPQHNLALPVVPQILGNVADDFIFLARHLADMGHTQVNWNLGCPHSKIAKKMRGSGLLMFPETIDALLETILGQIPVPLSVKIRLGRQNKEEIHDLIRVLNRHPLDHVILHPRTGVQMYRGKADLDAFAAAMNACVHPFVYNGDITDTPFFSMVRQRFPGICRFMIGRGILANPFLPEEIKGISSDPEQRPARLKKFHDDLVSAYAGRFSGPGHLTGRMKGFWHYLGPSFKHHKAPLKKILRSPCFEAYSAHVADFFDSDPQWGS; the protein is encoded by the coding sequence ATGACAGCCAATGATTTCACCCTGATACTGGCACCGCTTCAGGGATTTACAGATGTCACGTTCAGAAATGTATATGCCAGGCATTTTTCCGGGGTGGATGAAGCCCTGGCCCCGTTTATCTCCACCATGGGGCACCAGCGTCTCAAACCTTCCCGGATTAAGGATGTGGATCCGCAACACAATCTGGCCCTTCCGGTCGTTCCCCAGATCCTGGGCAATGTGGCAGACGATTTTATATTTCTGGCCCGGCACCTGGCTGACATGGGGCATACCCAGGTCAACTGGAATCTGGGATGTCCCCATTCCAAAATCGCCAAAAAAATGCGCGGTTCCGGTCTTTTGATGTTTCCTGAAACCATTGACGCGCTTCTGGAAACCATCCTTGGGCAGATTCCGGTACCGCTGTCCGTGAAGATCCGTTTAGGCCGGCAGAACAAAGAAGAGATCCATGACCTGATCCGGGTTTTGAACCGCCACCCGCTGGATCATGTGATTCTGCACCCCCGCACCGGGGTCCAGATGTACCGGGGGAAGGCGGATCTTGATGCGTTTGCGGCGGCCATGAACGCCTGTGTTCACCCCTTTGTGTATAACGGGGATATAACGGACACCCCCTTTTTTTCAATGGTGAGACAGCGGTTTCCCGGTATTTGCCGGTTCATGATCGGCAGAGGCATTCTGGCCAATCCGTTTCTGCCCGAAGAGATCAAGGGCATTTCATCGGATCCGGAACAGCGCCCGGCACGGCTGAAAAAATTTCACGATGACCTGGTGTCTGCCTATGCCGGCCGGTTTTCCGGTCCCGGCCATCTGACCGGCCGCATGAAAGGATTCTGGCATTATCTGGGTCCGTCATTCAAACACCACAAAGCCCCGTTGAAAAAAATTTTGAGATCCCCTTGTTTTGAGGCTTACTCAGCTCATGTGGCGGATTTTTTTGACTCAGACCCGCAATGGGGTTCCTGA
- a CDS encoding AMP-binding protein produces the protein MKELYQELIHINQMADDSRKEDKAKAFFNTLNQMPIPDHFNWAGQIFEDFHVKEYPDKTALIWHDIHTGDIRSFTYLALMQKANQLVNFLTKNGVGHKQNMYMMAPVVPEMWFAGLACIKAGIVAVPTATTMTSREMEYRFETYPPDVVLADEASAEFIDQAAEQTGIHPKIKLVLGTREGWTGFDEIFRQSTEAAAAPTRSDDILFCFFTSGTTGLPKRVGHTAVSYPLGHLSTSVIIGVRPDDIHHNLSAPGWAKWSWSSFFVPFNVGATVTAFSFAALDPGQYLKALETHHVTTFCAPPTAWRMFVNSDLSAVRLAGLRQSVSAGEPLNPDVINRWEKYTGTRIRDFYGQTESTAMIGNPPWMVDKMRSGSFGIPSSMYDVALADDEGNEITAPDTVGHIVVKLNRWRGIGLFSEYIGNPEKMSSVFVDHFYYTGDRASFDADGYWWFVGRADDVIKSSDFRIGPFEVESALIEHPAVAEAAVVGAPDPQRYQLVKAYVILNSGIEGNRELALELFKHTTNILAKFKIPRIIEFVTEVPKTISGKIRRIELREMTASKSDPAGSGHFKEYFYWDFPELSSKNRK, from the coding sequence ATGAAAGAACTTTATCAGGAATTGATCCATATCAACCAGATGGCGGATGATTCCCGGAAAGAAGACAAGGCAAAAGCCTTTTTCAACACCTTGAACCAGATGCCGATTCCGGATCATTTCAACTGGGCGGGACAGATTTTTGAGGATTTTCACGTCAAGGAATATCCTGATAAAACTGCGTTGATCTGGCATGATATCCATACCGGTGACATCCGGTCATTCACCTATCTGGCATTGATGCAGAAAGCCAACCAGCTGGTGAATTTTCTGACAAAAAACGGGGTGGGTCACAAACAGAACATGTATATGATGGCACCGGTTGTCCCTGAAATGTGGTTTGCCGGCCTTGCCTGCATCAAAGCCGGTATCGTGGCGGTTCCCACAGCCACGACCATGACTTCCCGGGAAATGGAGTACCGGTTTGAAACCTACCCGCCGGATGTGGTGCTGGCGGATGAAGCCAGTGCCGAATTTATCGATCAGGCGGCCGAACAGACCGGTATCCATCCCAAAATCAAGCTGGTGCTGGGCACCAGAGAAGGGTGGACCGGATTTGATGAGATTTTCCGGCAATCCACGGAAGCTGCCGCCGCACCCACCCGGTCCGATGACATTCTGTTCTGCTTTTTCACCTCCGGCACCACCGGACTTCCCAAACGTGTGGGACATACGGCAGTTTCCTATCCCCTGGGCCATCTGTCCACCAGTGTCATCATCGGTGTCAGGCCCGACGACATCCATCATAACCTGAGTGCGCCCGGCTGGGCTAAATGGTCCTGGTCTTCTTTTTTTGTGCCCTTTAATGTGGGGGCCACCGTGACGGCGTTTTCCTTTGCAGCCCTGGATCCGGGACAGTATCTCAAGGCACTGGAAACCCATCATGTCACCACGTTCTGCGCCCCGCCCACGGCCTGGCGGATGTTTGTGAATTCAGATCTGTCTGCAGTCCGGTTGGCCGGACTGCGTCAGTCTGTATCTGCGGGCGAGCCGTTGAATCCGGATGTGATCAACCGGTGGGAAAAATATACCGGCACCCGGATCCGGGATTTTTATGGACAGACCGAATCCACGGCCATGATCGGCAACCCGCCCTGGATGGTCGATAAAATGCGGTCCGGATCATTCGGAATCCCGTCTTCCATGTATGATGTGGCCCTGGCCGATGATGAAGGCAACGAGATCACCGCCCCGGATACAGTAGGGCATATTGTGGTCAAGCTGAACCGGTGGCGCGGCATCGGCCTGTTTTCTGAATATATCGGAAATCCCGAGAAAATGAGTTCCGTGTTTGTGGATCATTTTTATTACACCGGAGACCGGGCGTCATTTGATGCGGATGGGTATTGGTGGTTTGTGGGAAGGGCGGATGACGTGATCAAATCCTCGGATTTTCGTATCGGTCCCTTTGAGGTGGAAAGCGCCCTGATCGAGCATCCGGCCGTAGCGGAAGCCGCGGTGGTGGGTGCACCGGATCCCCAGAGATACCAGCTTGTCAAGGCATATGTGATTTTAAATTCAGGCATTGAGGGAAACCGGGAACTTGCGCTGGAGCTGTTCAAGCATACCACGAATATTCTGGCAAAATTCAAGATCCCCAGAATCATCGAGTTTGTGACGGAAGTGCCCAAAACCATTTCCGGAAAGATCCGGCGCATTGAGCTGCGGGAAATGACTGCTTCCAAGTCAGACCCGGCCGGGTCCGGTCATTTCAAGGAATACTTTTACTGGGACTTTCCGGAGTTGAGTTCCAAAAACAGGAAATAG
- a CDS encoding GNAT family N-acetyltransferase, with protein sequence MNLRDVCPEKLLTPEESVKKIKNGSRVFIGTGCGEPQQLIKAMVENQSAQDIIVYQMLSSSLSKYIHDERFLSRFSIKLFFISVLMRQSAFEGKIDYIPVYLSQIPKIFEHREIGLDVALIQVCPPDKHGYCSLGISVDITLSGMKNADLVIAQVNPQMPRTWGDSVVHIDEIDFLVEYDEPILESLATQKNQKVIERIGHYVNMLVDDGATLQIGFGHLPDAVMPYLADKKDLGIHTQVITDGLLPLFHKKVITNRKKNYLPDRVVASLCMGSKVLYDYVDNNPMFYFKSSEFVNDPNVIAKNDRLISISSALEVDLTGQVCTDSKGYLFYSGIGDQVDFIRGSAMSEGGFSIIIIPSTAQNDTVSRIVPHLSEGAGVATTRGDIDIIVTEYGIAEMRRKSIYQRVMELAQIAHPKFRKELIEEAKKRHYIFPDQVPPTSQDLMFLDSYHYSLKLDNGKDINFRPLLPSDEFESRHFYYSLQEDSIYYRFFNKRKVFSREMLQQQWAEVDYRRNMTLIGVMQAGQRKQIVAIGSYAEATENAAEVAFLVKENLHGMGIASFLLKTLEKIAKENNYTRFIATVLAENRKMIKVFQKRYPHAKFIRSGSGEIEVEMPFE encoded by the coding sequence ATGAATCTCAGGGATGTCTGCCCGGAAAAACTCCTCACACCGGAAGAAAGTGTCAAAAAAATAAAAAACGGGAGTCGGGTATTTATCGGGACAGGCTGTGGAGAACCCCAGCAACTGATCAAAGCCATGGTGGAAAACCAGAGCGCCCAGGATATCATCGTGTACCAGATGCTGTCATCCTCCCTGTCAAAATATATTCATGATGAAAGATTTTTATCCCGGTTTTCCATTAAATTGTTTTTCATCTCCGTACTCATGCGCCAGTCTGCATTTGAAGGAAAAATCGATTATATCCCGGTGTATCTGTCCCAGATTCCCAAAATTTTCGAACACCGGGAAATCGGCCTGGATGTCGCCCTGATCCAGGTATGTCCCCCGGACAAACACGGGTATTGCTCTCTGGGCATATCCGTGGATATCACGCTGTCGGGAATGAAAAATGCCGACCTGGTCATCGCCCAGGTCAACCCGCAGATGCCCCGGACCTGGGGGGATTCCGTGGTACACATCGATGAAATCGATTTTCTGGTGGAATATGATGAACCCATACTGGAATCTTTGGCCACCCAGAAAAACCAGAAGGTCATCGAACGTATCGGGCATTATGTGAATATGCTGGTGGATGACGGCGCCACGCTCCAGATCGGTTTCGGGCATCTGCCCGATGCAGTGATGCCGTATCTGGCCGACAAAAAAGATCTGGGCATCCACACCCAGGTCATCACCGACGGGCTGCTGCCGTTGTTTCATAAAAAAGTGATCACCAACCGAAAAAAAAATTATCTGCCGGACCGGGTGGTCGCCTCGTTGTGCATGGGCTCCAAAGTCTTATACGATTATGTGGACAACAACCCCATGTTTTATTTCAAATCATCTGAATTTGTCAATGATCCCAATGTGATCGCCAAAAACGACCGGCTCATCTCCATCAGTTCGGCCCTGGAAGTGGATCTGACCGGTCAGGTGTGTACGGATTCCAAAGGGTATCTGTTTTACAGCGGTATCGGAGACCAGGTGGATTTCATCCGGGGATCGGCCATGTCCGAGGGCGGATTTTCAATTATTATCATCCCGTCCACAGCTCAGAACGATACGGTGTCCCGTATCGTGCCCCATTTGAGTGAAGGGGCCGGCGTGGCCACCACCCGGGGCGACATCGATATCATTGTCACGGAATACGGCATCGCGGAAATGCGGCGGAAAAGCATTTACCAGCGGGTCATGGAGCTGGCCCAGATCGCCCATCCCAAATTCAGAAAAGAGTTGATTGAGGAAGCCAAGAAACGCCATTATATCTTTCCGGATCAGGTGCCGCCCACCAGCCAGGACCTGATGTTTCTGGATTCCTACCATTATTCTTTGAAACTGGACAACGGCAAGGATATCAATTTCCGTCCTCTGCTGCCCTCCGATGAATTCGAATCCCGGCATTTTTACTATTCTTTACAGGAAGACTCCATTTATTACCGGTTTTTCAACAAACGCAAAGTGTTTTCCAGAGAAATGCTCCAGCAGCAATGGGCTGAGGTGGATTATCGAAGAAACATGACGTTGATCGGGGTCATGCAGGCCGGACAGCGCAAACAGATCGTGGCCATCGGTTCCTATGCCGAAGCCACGGAGAATGCCGCAGAGGTCGCCTTTCTGGTCAAAGAAAACCTCCACGGCATGGGCATTGCCTCTTTTCTGCTGAAAACTCTGGAAAAAATTGCCAAAGAAAACAATTACACCCGGTTCATTGCCACGGTACTTGCGGAAAACCGCAAAATGATCAAAGTATTTCAAAAACGGTATCCCCACGCCAAATTCATTCGTTCCGGCAGTGGAGAGATCGAAGTGGAAATGCCCTTTGAGTGA
- the cutA gene encoding divalent-cation tolerance protein CutA, with amino-acid sequence MSYCMVLVTCKNETEARSLASRIVHDKLAACVQMNPVVSVYTWEGRVQTETETRLTIKTRTSLYPALESFIRTHHTYEVPQIVQIPISRGLPEFLDWIDQTTGA; translated from the coding sequence ATGTCTTATTGTATGGTTCTTGTTACCTGTAAAAACGAAACTGAGGCCCGTTCACTGGCATCCAGGATCGTGCATGACAAACTGGCGGCCTGTGTGCAGATGAACCCGGTGGTCAGCGTCTACACCTGGGAGGGCCGGGTGCAGACCGAAACGGAAACACGGCTGACCATCAAGACCCGGACCTCCCTGTATCCGGCGCTGGAATCATTCATCCGAACACATCATACCTATGAAGTGCCCCAGATTGTTCAAATACCGATTTCCAGGGGCCTGCCCGAATTTCTCGACTGGATCGACCAGACCACGGGGGCATGA
- a CDS encoding diaminopimelate decarboxylase family protein yields MPMSDAFKKRLSRILPDIAETFGTPFHIYDETGICDTCDRLNAAFASLKGFREYFAVKALPNPAIMTTLKQNGFGFDCSSVPELVLARKIGSAGEDIMFTSNNTCTAQFQTAMDHGGSILNLDDLSLIQKLPGVPELICFRYNPGPERSGNHIIGNPVEAKYGLTRDQLYSAYDTAVRMGVKRFGIHTMLASNELNYTYMVETADMLLNVISDLHQKLSIQFEFINIGGGLGIPYAPDDTAFDLAAMAQGVTQSLDQFKKTSGWVPRLYMESGRFITGPHGVLVTTVINHKQIYRNYVGVDASMSALMRPGLYGAYHHVHIHGKEHLPAVGPVDVVGGLCENNDKFAIQRPLPETCEGDFVVIHDTGAHGQSMGFNYNGHLRPKELMLKKDGSVVLIRRAETMADYFATLEFEPRILPAP; encoded by the coding sequence ATGCCCATGTCAGACGCGTTTAAAAAAAGATTGTCCCGGATACTGCCGGACATTGCCGAAACGTTTGGCACCCCGTTTCATATTTATGACGAGACCGGAATCTGTGACACCTGTGACCGTCTCAACGCCGCATTCGCATCCCTGAAAGGATTCAGGGAATATTTTGCGGTCAAAGCCCTGCCGAACCCGGCAATCATGACGACTCTCAAGCAAAATGGATTCGGCTTTGACTGCAGTTCGGTTCCGGAACTGGTTCTGGCCAGAAAAATCGGATCAGCCGGCGAAGATATCATGTTCACTTCCAACAATACCTGTACCGCTCAGTTTCAGACCGCCATGGATCATGGTGGATCTATTTTGAACCTGGATGATCTCTCGTTGATCCAAAAACTGCCCGGGGTTCCGGAACTGATCTGTTTCCGATACAATCCCGGACCTGAAAGATCCGGCAATCATATCATCGGCAATCCGGTGGAAGCCAAATACGGGCTGACCCGGGACCAGCTGTACAGCGCCTATGATACGGCCGTCCGCATGGGCGTCAAACGGTTTGGCATTCATACCATGCTGGCATCCAATGAATTGAATTACACCTATATGGTGGAAACCGCAGACATGCTTTTAAATGTCATTTCCGATCTTCATCAAAAATTGTCCATTCAATTTGAATTCATCAATATCGGCGGCGGACTGGGCATTCCCTACGCCCCCGATGACACGGCCTTTGATCTGGCTGCCATGGCACAGGGCGTTACCCAATCTTTGGATCAATTCAAAAAAACGTCCGGCTGGGTCCCCAGGCTGTATATGGAAAGCGGTCGTTTTATCACCGGCCCCCATGGGGTTCTGGTCACCACGGTCATCAATCACAAGCAGATTTACCGGAATTATGTGGGCGTGGATGCATCCATGTCCGCTTTGATGCGGCCGGGGTTATATGGTGCCTACCACCATGTTCACATCCACGGCAAAGAGCATCTGCCGGCGGTCGGACCGGTGGATGTGGTGGGTGGGTTGTGCGAGAACAACGATAAATTTGCGATTCAGCGGCCATTGCCTGAGACCTGTGAAGGTGATTTTGTGGTCATCCACGATACCGGGGCTCACGGCCAGTCCATGGGGTTCAATTACAACGGTCATTTACGTCCCAAAGAACTGATGCTGAAAAAAGACGGCAGTGTCGTTCTGATCCGCCGGGCTGAGACCATGGCCGATTATTTTGCCACCCTGGAATTTGAACCCCGGATCCTGCCGGCACCATGA
- a CDS encoding Lrp/AsnC family transcriptional regulator produces MDKIDLQILQILQKKARIPNVEVARTIGMAPSAVLERIKKLEASGVIQGYEVRLNADMFHRAMVAFIEITVSDPVDFPEIGDALAAIDQVQEVHYLAGQDCLMIKLRVKDNRELESLLLTRINNIQAVSSTRTRIALSTFKESAKIAIDITS; encoded by the coding sequence ATGGATAAAATTGATTTACAGATTCTGCAAATTCTGCAAAAAAAGGCACGAATTCCCAATGTTGAGGTGGCCAGAACCATCGGCATGGCGCCTTCCGCCGTGCTGGAACGTATCAAAAAACTGGAGGCATCCGGGGTGATTCAGGGATATGAGGTCCGACTCAATGCGGACATGTTTCATCGTGCCATGGTGGCGTTTATAGAAATCACCGTGTCAGATCCGGTCGATTTTCCGGAAATCGGTGATGCCCTGGCCGCCATCGACCAGGTCCAGGAGGTTCATTATCTGGCCGGTCAGGACTGTCTGATGATCAAGCTCAGGGTCAAGGACAACAGAGAACTGGAATCCCTTTTGTTAACCCGGATCAACAACATCCAGGCCGTGTCATCCACCCGGACCCGTATTGCACTTTCCACTTTCAAAGAAAGTGCCAAAATCGCCATTGACATTACTTCTTGA
- a CDS encoding HD domain-containing phosphohydrolase codes for MTDNPIKLLVVDDEEAIREVTEEYFMRKGYEVYTAENGADALDVINEVPQIACIFTDINMPVMDGLELAERIRQIENTLPVVVMTGYPSLENTIQTLKNGVVDYLIKPVNLEQMELTLRRILRERELFVENLILKEEVARQTRLKELNVQLEERVEEVNTLNRVMEDFSSADSSHGIFNKVVELGVEELHADKVFFHIFSEKSLTLIQVASACPENGVLHVPEHFASDIPDPIQMYIKESVAKGSLPWLIPDTAENSRMDAAVQSVMVVPLKIRENVFGVASAFIFDKDRIFNEKDIYYLSFITQKAAGAIENVALYENIYDNLFATLFAFVTALEVRDFYTRRHSTRVAKYARMIAMEMGCGEEELDVINVAGMLHDIGKIGIRDDILLKPGRLTDEEFEKIKAHPAIGADIISNLGLWDREVDIIRHHHERFDGKGYPDGLAGEAIPKLARIMSVADCFDAMASDRPYRKEMEMSRVLKTIRENSGTQFDPQVVDAFFNIVDQIQETG; via the coding sequence ATGACCGACAACCCCATAAAGCTTTTGGTGGTGGATGATGAAGAGGCCATTCGGGAAGTGACCGAGGAGTATTTCATGAGAAAGGGGTATGAAGTTTATACGGCCGAAAACGGGGCCGATGCTCTGGATGTCATCAATGAGGTGCCCCAGATCGCCTGTATTTTTACAGATATCAATATGCCGGTGATGGATGGTCTTGAACTGGCCGAAAGAATAAGACAGATCGAAAACACGCTGCCGGTGGTGGTGATGACTGGATATCCGTCTTTGGAAAATACCATTCAGACCCTTAAAAACGGGGTGGTGGATTATCTCATCAAACCGGTGAACTTAGAGCAGATGGAATTGACACTTCGGCGGATTCTCAGAGAGCGTGAACTGTTTGTGGAAAATTTGATCCTCAAGGAAGAGGTGGCCCGCCAGACCCGACTCAAAGAGTTGAATGTGCAGTTAGAGGAACGGGTGGAAGAGGTCAACACCCTGAATCGGGTCATGGAAGACTTTTCATCGGCGGATTCCAGTCATGGTATTTTCAACAAAGTTGTGGAATTGGGTGTGGAAGAACTGCATGCAGACAAGGTGTTTTTTCATATTTTTTCTGAAAAATCTTTGACTTTGATTCAGGTTGCCAGTGCCTGTCCTGAAAATGGTGTTTTACACGTGCCCGAACATTTTGCATCCGATATCCCTGATCCTATTCAAATGTATATTAAAGAAAGTGTGGCAAAGGGATCACTTCCCTGGCTGATACCGGATACTGCTGAAAACAGCCGGATGGATGCGGCGGTTCAATCCGTTATGGTGGTGCCGTTGAAGATTCGGGAAAATGTGTTTGGCGTGGCATCCGCATTCATTTTTGATAAAGACCGGATTTTTAATGAAAAAGATATCTATTACCTGAGTTTTATCACCCAAAAAGCAGCGGGTGCCATTGAAAATGTTGCGCTGTATGAAAATATTTATGACAATCTGTTTGCCACGTTGTTTGCATTTGTTACGGCCCTGGAGGTAAGAGATTTTTATACCCGCCGGCATTCCACCCGGGTGGCAAAGTATGCCCGTATGATCGCCATGGAAATGGGATGCGGTGAAGAAGAGCTGGATGTGATCAATGTTGCCGGTATGCTGCATGATATCGGTAAGATCGGTATCCGGGATGATATTCTGCTCAAGCCCGGTCGGTTGACGGATGAAGAATTTGAAAAAATCAAAGCGCATCCGGCCATTGGTGCCGACATTATCAGCAATCTGGGATTGTGGGACCGGGAGGTGGATATTATCCGACACCACCATGAACGGTTTGACGGAAAAGGATATCCGGATGGACTTGCAGGAGAAGCTATCCCCAAGTTGGCCAGGATTATGTCTGTGGCGGATTGTTTTGATGCCATGGCATCGGATCGGCCTTATAGAAAGGAAATGGAAATGAGCCGCGTACTCAAAACAATTCGTGAAAATTCAGGCACTCAGTTCGATCCCCAGGTAGTGGATGCATTTTTTAATATTGTTGATCAGATTCAAGAGACCGGTTAA